The genomic window CAAAAGCTGATCGCATTATTGTGATGAATAAAGGCAAGCTGTATAAAGAGGGGACGCCGGCTGAAATTTTTCAAATGGATGAAGAGCTGGTGAAGCTGGGATTAGATATTCCCTTTCCTGTCAAAATGAGTAAGCTATTAAAGGAACAAGGCATTTCCTTATCTAGGCATTTTTTATCTGAAGAAGAGTTGGTGACTGAGCTATGGACATCTCACTGCAAAAAGTAGAATATCGCTATCAGGTAAATACCCCTTTTGAACATTTGGCAATTAAGGATGTTTCCATTGATATCCCGTCTGGAACGTTTCTGGCGATAATCGGTCATACAGGCTCGGGAAAATCTACGGTACTTCAGCACTTAAATGCCCTGCTACGGCCAACAGCAGGAAAAGTCGTTGTTGGCGATAAAGAAATCACATCGGATAAAAAGCAAAAAAATCTGAGGGAAGTACGACAAAGAGTCGGCATTGTCTTTCAATTTCCGGAGCATCAATTATTCGAAGAAACGGTAGAGAAGGATATTTGCTTTGGCCCAATGAATTTCGGCGTTTCCGAGGAGGAAGCGAAGAAAAGGGCTAGAATTGCTATCAAGCAAGTAGGGATAGCTGAAGAGATTCTGGAGAAATCCCCGTTTGATTTATCTGGTGGACAAATGCGCAGAGTTGCGATTGCTGGGGTATTAGCTATGGAGCCAGATGTGATCGTCCTGGACGAGCCTACAGCAGGCCTTGATCCGAGAGGGCGTAAGGAAATAATGGATATGTTCCATGCACTTCATCAGGAAAGAAAGCTATCAACCATTCTCGTCACTCACAGTATGGAGGATGCTTCTCGATATGCCGATCAAATTGTGATTATGCATAAAGGAGAAGTGTATAAAAAAGGAACCCCTGAAGAGATTTTCTCATCGCCTGAAGGCTTAATTGAACTTGGGCTGGATGTACCAGAGGTTGTCCGTTTTCAGCAAAAAATTGAAAAGGCCTTTCAAATGAAGTTTCCTCAAACGTGCTTATCTGTTGAAAAGCTAACGGAGGAAATTGCTGCTGTCGTAAAGAGGGGTGACCAAAAATGATGGAGAAAATGATTTTTGGCCGCTATGTACCAGCTCAGTCTGTTATACATCGAATGGATCCGCGTTCCAAGCTGATTGTGATTTTTCTTTTTGTTTGTATCGTTTTTATTGCAAACAACAGTTTCACCTATGGGGCTTTATTGATTTATACTTTTTTAATGGTTTCGATGTCAAAGGTTCCTTTGCGATTCATTCTTACAGGTCTGAAACCTGTTCTTTGGCTTGTGCTATTTACTTTGCTCTTGCATTTGTTTTTGACAAAGGACGGGGAAATTCTCTTTCAAGCAGGCTGGTTTACCATTTATGAAGAGGGATTAAGGCAAGGGCTGTTTATTTCTATGCGCTTTTTCCTGCTGATCCTAATGACGTCTATTCTAACGTTAACAACGACACCCATTGAAATTACAGATGGTCTTGAAAGCTTGCTGCATCCTTTAAATAAAATTAAGTTTCCCGTTCACGAGCTTGCTCTCATGATGTCCATCTCTCTTAGATTTATTCCAACGTTGATGCAGGAGACGGATAAAATTATGAAGGCCCAGACAGCAAGAGGTGTAGATTTTACAAGCGGACCGATTAAAGACAGAGTGAAGGCAATTATTCCACTTCTCATCCCGTTATTTGTCAGTTCCTTTAAACGGGCAGAGGAGCTTGCGACAGCCATGGAAGCAAGGGGATACCGCGGCGGTGAAGGAAGAACCAAATATAGGCAGCTCAGCTGGAGCTTTACCGATTCATCGATGATTGTACTTCTTGGAATTTTAACGATTGTTTTATTCTTATTAAGAACTTAATGGGGACCCTTGATAATGAAAAGAAGGTTTAAGTGTTTAGTAGCTTATGATGGAACCCAGTTCTCTGGCTATCAGGTTCAGCCGAATAAGCGGACTGTACAAAGTGAATTGGAAAGAGTCTTGAAGAAGCTTCATAAAGGGGCGGACATAAAGGTAAGTGCTTCCGGGAGAACGGATGCAGGAGTCCATGCAAGGGGACAGGTCATTCATTTTGACTCTGAGTTAAATATTCCGCTGGATAAGTGGGATATCGCGCTTAATTCTCTTTTGCCTGATGATGTTGTTGTTATGAATACAGAAGAAGTTGATGGCGGATTCCATGCCCGATTTGATGCAAAGGGGAAGGAATACCGGTATTTTATGAATCTTACCACAAAGAGAGATCCTTTTAGCCGAAATTACGCCTTTCAGTACCCTTATCCTTTGAATATTTCAGCAATGAGAGAGGCAGCTGCCTACCTAATTGGAGCTCATGATTTTACGAGCTTCTGCTCTGCCAAGACAGAGGTAGAGGATAAGATTAGGGAACTACAGGAAATTGATCTGAAAGAGGGGGAAGGCTCCCTTGAGTTTCGCTTTGTTGGCAATGGCTTTTTGTATAATATGGTTAGAATTCTGGTGGGCACTCTTCTAGAGGTTGGAGCTGGAGAGAGAGACCCGAATTCCATGCGGGACATTTTAGAAAAAAAGGATCGATCATTTGCGGGAAAAACAGCTCCCGGTCATGGGCTTTATTTGTGGAAGGTTTTTTATTAGTGAAATTTTCAAGAATAAAATTTGAAATTCCTGTAAGAACCACGCGGTCGCGTTGTGAAGGCATTTTTGTGAAAAAAAATGTATCAAAACAACTAAACCACGCGTAACATTTTATTGACATTAGCTGTATAAAAGTGTATCATAGCAAAGGTATTGTTATTAAAACCACGATAAGCCCCGGAACTTATTGTGTCTAAGATAAATGAAACCAATGAAATGATGAAGATGGAATTTTTAGGAGGGAAAATAATGCGTACAACGTTTATGGCGAATGCAAACAATATCGAGCGTAAATGGTACGTGGTTGATGCAGAAGGCAAAACTTTAGGTCGTCTTGCTAGTGAAGTTGCGTCAATTCTACGTGGTAAACATAAACCAACTTACACACCACATGTTGATACTGGTGATCATGTAATTATTCTTAATGCAGCAAAGATCGAATTAACTGGTAATAAATTAAATGACAAAATTTACTACCGTCATACAAACCATCCAGGTGGTTTAAAACAAAGAACTGCTAATGAAATGCGTACGAACTTTCCTGAGAGAATGTTAGAGCTTGCTATTAAAGGCATGCTTCCAAAGAACACTCTTGGTCGTCAAATGTTCAAGAAATTACACGTATATGCTGGCGCTGAACATAAGCACCAAGCACAACAACCTGAAGTTTACGAACTTCGTGGATAATTTATAGGGGAGGTTATTAACTTGGCACAGGTTCAATATATTGGTACTGGTCGTCGTAAGAGCTCCGTTGCACGAGTTCGTTTAGTTCCAGGCGATGGTAAAATTATTATCAATGGTCGTGAAATTACAGATTATATCCCATTTGCAGCATTACGCGCAGTTGTAAACCAACCGCTAGCAGCTACTGAAACTCAAGGCAGCTATGACGTGCATGTAAATGTAAATGGTGGAGGTTACACTGGTCAAGCTGGCGCAATCCGCCACGGTATCGCTCGTGCGTTACTTCAAGCTGATCCAGAATACCGTCCAACACTTAAAGCTGCTGGACTATTAACTCGTGACGCTCGTATGAAAGAACGTAAAAAATACGGTCTTAAAGGCGCTCGTCGTGCACCTCAGTTCTCAAAACGTTAATATTGGCTTTTCAAGGCTCTCAGACCTTTTGGTTTGGGGGTCTTTTTGTGTTGTTAACCTTTATTTCTCCGTGGAGAGGAAAGGGTTGTTCGTGGTAAAAGAGGCGAGGTTTCATTACCCGTAGGAGGGGAAAAAGGGTTTTTCATGGTAAAAGAAAAGAAGTTCTATTGACCACGAAGGGAAATAGTTTTTTTTCGTGGTAAAAGAACTTCAATTGGAAGGCCCTTAAAAGCAAAAGGATACTTATAGTGCCAAGTAAATAAAAATCACATTAAAACAATACTGCAGCTAGTGTTACCTAAGAGTTTTGTTTGTCATTTAATTGCCATTCACACAAAATATCTATGCCGTCTAGATCCAATCGATTTAAAGTTCTGCAGAAGAACCCATCTAATCGTTTTTTTTGACGTAACCACTTTACACCATTCATGAACGGAGCTAGTAG from Bacillus sp. DTU_2020_1000418_1_SI_GHA_SEK_038 includes these protein-coding regions:
- a CDS encoding energy-coupling factor ABC transporter ATP-binding protein gives rise to the protein MDISLQKVEYRYQVNTPFEHLAIKDVSIDIPSGTFLAIIGHTGSGKSTVLQHLNALLRPTAGKVVVGDKEITSDKKQKNLREVRQRVGIVFQFPEHQLFEETVEKDICFGPMNFGVSEEEAKKRARIAIKQVGIAEEILEKSPFDLSGGQMRRVAIAGVLAMEPDVIVLDEPTAGLDPRGRKEIMDMFHALHQERKLSTILVTHSMEDASRYADQIVIMHKGEVYKKGTPEEIFSSPEGLIELGLDVPEVVRFQQKIEKAFQMKFPQTCLSVEKLTEEIAAVVKRGDQK
- a CDS encoding energy-coupling factor transporter transmembrane protein EcfT; the protein is MMEKMIFGRYVPAQSVIHRMDPRSKLIVIFLFVCIVFIANNSFTYGALLIYTFLMVSMSKVPLRFILTGLKPVLWLVLFTLLLHLFLTKDGEILFQAGWFTIYEEGLRQGLFISMRFFLLILMTSILTLTTTPIEITDGLESLLHPLNKIKFPVHELALMMSISLRFIPTLMQETDKIMKAQTARGVDFTSGPIKDRVKAIIPLLIPLFVSSFKRAEELATAMEARGYRGGEGRTKYRQLSWSFTDSSMIVLLGILTIVLFLLRT
- the truA gene encoding tRNA pseudouridine(38-40) synthase TruA — encoded protein: MKRRFKCLVAYDGTQFSGYQVQPNKRTVQSELERVLKKLHKGADIKVSASGRTDAGVHARGQVIHFDSELNIPLDKWDIALNSLLPDDVVVMNTEEVDGGFHARFDAKGKEYRYFMNLTTKRDPFSRNYAFQYPYPLNISAMREAAAYLIGAHDFTSFCSAKTEVEDKIRELQEIDLKEGEGSLEFRFVGNGFLYNMVRILVGTLLEVGAGERDPNSMRDILEKKDRSFAGKTAPGHGLYLWKVFY
- the rplM gene encoding 50S ribosomal protein L13, with the translated sequence MRTTFMANANNIERKWYVVDAEGKTLGRLASEVASILRGKHKPTYTPHVDTGDHVIILNAAKIELTGNKLNDKIYYRHTNHPGGLKQRTANEMRTNFPERMLELAIKGMLPKNTLGRQMFKKLHVYAGAEHKHQAQQPEVYELRG
- the rpsI gene encoding 30S ribosomal protein S9 encodes the protein MAQVQYIGTGRRKSSVARVRLVPGDGKIIINGREITDYIPFAALRAVVNQPLAATETQGSYDVHVNVNGGGYTGQAGAIRHGIARALLQADPEYRPTLKAAGLLTRDARMKERKKYGLKGARRAPQFSKR